The Drosophila gunungcola strain Sukarami unplaced genomic scaffold, Dgunungcola_SK_2 000033F, whole genome shotgun sequence genome segment TGCCTCTGAGGCTAATGAATCTTCTCAAAGCTGCAATGAAAGAATCCGTTGTGAGATCCTGGACGACTTCCAAGTGCGCAGCCTTCgtcgaaaagcagacaaagacggCGATGTAGCACTTGTGGGGTGCTTTGTTCCGGGTCTCTGACTTGTGATATAACGGTCCACAATAGTCCACTCCTGTGGTGTGAAAAGCTGGGTTCGGCTGAACTCGATCTGCTGGCAGGCAGATCACGTGTTCCCAAGCCACAGGCTTCATCCAAAAGCATCTGACGCATTTGTTGATGACGCTAGCCACGAACTTTCGGCCTCCAAGTGGCCAATACCTTTGCCGTAAAGCAGCGAGCAACGCCTGTGGCCCTGCGTGGAAGTATTTCTCATGATAATAGACGATAATCGCTCTGGTGACCGGATGATCCTTGGGTAACAATATCGGATGCTTAGCCTCGAAGTCCAAGCTCGCATTTTGAAGCCTTCCACCAACACGAAGTAAACACTCAGAGCTAAGTATTGGCCTTAGAGAAATCAACTTGCTCTTCGGAGGACAAGGCTTGCCTTGGCTAAGAACCTCATACTCCACCGCTATGTGAACCTGTTGAATGCTCCTTAGAAGCAGAACGGTTCCGAAGCTGATCTCGTCAACGGTAAGATAGATGGTTGAAGGTAATGATTTGGCTctgcaatttgaaatgaaacGATAAATGTACGCGAAAACACGCTGCAACTTGTCGAATAAGTTGATAAACTTGCAGTTGATAGATATGTCAGTGCCAACGGTTTTAATTAGCGCCGTGGAACGCCGTTCCGGAAGGTTCTTTACTGCATCTAATAGGGAGGGCCAGTTCGACGCTCCTTTCAGTAGAAATAGAGGTCCATTTGCCAAAAGGGAGTGCTCCAGCAATTCTTTGGGGGTACATCCGCGCGATACCACATCCGCCGGATTCAAGTCTGTTGGAACATGATGCCAAGCCATTCCTTTCGTCATTTCCTGGATTTTCGCGATTCTATTAGACACAAATACGTTGAACTCCCTCGGAGGCTGCCGAATCCAAGCCAACACAAAACCTATGGTTTCCTTAAAGTTTACGATAAGCTCAGCCAACAAACACGCTGCTGAAAGTTCTAATCTCGGTtttgttaaagcttttaagggaGCTACTCTAGACTTGGCGCAGAGTAGATGTGCTTCAGCGTTGCCATTGGCCTCCGACCGCAAATATAAGCACGTGCTATATAAGCTGCTGTGCTAGCATCACAGAATCCGTGCATCTCGACGGAAGCCTGCGATTGCATTACGAATCGTGGAAATTTTACAATGAGTT includes the following:
- the LOC128263952 gene encoding uncharacterized protein LOC128263952, whose product is MTKGMAWHHVPTDLNPADVVSRGCTPKELLEHSLLANGPLFLLKGASNWPSLLDAVKNLPERRSTALIKTVGTDISINCKFINLFDKLQRVFAYIYRFISNCRAKSLPSTIYLTVDEISFGTVLLLRSIQQVHIAVEYEVLSQGKPCPPKSKLISLRPILSSECLLRVGGRLQNASLDFEAKHPILLPKDHPVTRAIIVYYHEKYFHAGPQALLAALRQRYWPLGGRKFVASVINKCVRCFWMKPVAWEHVICLPADRVQPNPAFHTTGVDYCGPLYHKSETRNKAPHKCYIAVFVCFSTKAAHLEVVQDLTTDSFIAALRRFISLRGSPRTIWSDNALNES